In the Candidatus Binatia bacterium genome, AAGGGCTTTTGTTTTCTCACGCTGGAAGACGAAACTGGCTTGGCCAATGTGGTTCTGACCCCGGCATTCTTCGAACGGCACCGTACCTTGTTGCTCACCGCACCTTTGCTGGAAGTAGAAGGTTATTTGCAGCACGTCGATGGGGTCATTCACGTTCGTGCGCAAAGATTGCATCGCCTTGCGCTCTCCCAGGCACTCACCTCCTCTGAGCTCACAAGCGACGCATGAACCACACCTTTCCCTGCGTCACACTGATGCCGATCGGACTCTTAGTGATGCCATTTTTGCCGCGATCGTACCTGCGGCGCTTGGCGCTGGTGTGCATTTGCCGGGGATGGCCTATGCGGAACGGATTCTGCATCCCGTGGCCACTATCATGCACATGCCTCAAACCTTAAAGCGCACCTTTGCCAAAGTGCACGTTGTTCCCGAGGAGCACCGGGAGCAGATTTGGGTTGCGCTTCTCCTGGTGGCGCTGGCGGTCATTACGCTGTTTATCTCCGTTCCGGTGATGCGCTAGCCGCGCCTGTGTCCGCCCACGCGGCCCTCGCTGCGAGCGAAAGCCAGCGAGTCCCTGCGCGGAGAAAGCTCCTGCATTCCGGACCGCAAGGAACGTGCTGAAGGCGACCGGCCCTTCCCGCCCCGCGGGGAAGCGTGCGTATAGCCGCGGCCGGAGGGCGCCGCGGACGGGATGGCCTGGGCAGCCTCGCCCGCGACGGGAGCGCGGGCGGGCCGGTGGATTGGTTGCGGTTTGGCGTCGCGTGCTGTAGCAGGCAGTGCGTGAAAGAAAGGCTGCGTCCGCTCAAGGCGCTGAGAGCCCTGCGTTACGCGCGGCAAGTGGCCAATTGGCCGGATGTGTTTCGCGCCTACCTCCGCAACCGCGATGTGCAACGTTTAGTGCTGCGGAGCGGAGTGCGATGGCAAGCCCACGGGAATGTGCCGTTGATGGGGCTCTTTAACGAAGTGTGGCGGCACGATTGTTACCGCCTTCGCCAAGCGCCGCTTGCGGGGGAGGCCACGGTCATCGACATCGGCGCCAACGTCGGCGTATTTGCGGTGCTCGTGGCCACGGAACTTCGAGCGCGTCGGGTTTATGCCTTTGAACCAAGCCCTCAAGCTGCCGATGACCTAGCTGCGAACGTGGCAGCGAATAAGCTCGAGGACAAGGTTTTCATCCGCCGCATGGCCGTGGCCGGATCCCGTGACACGCGCGCGTTCGCTGTGACCGAGTCGCAGGTTATGAATCGCATCGTTGCCTCAGGTGAAGCCAACAAACAGGCAGTGCTAGTGCCCACCACCACGCTCGAGGCCATCTTTCGGGACGAAGGAATCGAATGGTGCGATTTCCTGAAGGTGGACTGCGAGGGGTCTGAATATGAGATCGTTTTAACCGCGCCCGACTGGGTATTGAGGAGGGTTGGCCGGATCGCCCTGGAATGGCATCGCGTGAAGGGGCATGGTCCGTGGGAGATTGCAGAAAGATTGCGGCGCACGGACTTCAAGGTCGAGGTGGATGAGCGCCCCGGCGCGTGGCTGGGCTACATTTTCGCAACGGGCGTCGCCTGACGCCGAGGGGCTACGGTTGGTTTGGATTCATCTGGGTTGCGTGTGCGAAAGTTTTTTGTGCCAAACAAGCGGCATCCACTGCCCTTGCGCGAGAGCGTGCAAGCAGGATTAACGGCGTGCGGAACCACAGGAAGGAGAATGTGAATGAAGCCATTACCACTGCAACGCTGGCATACGGGTGTGGAGGCGCGATCACTGGCCGAGATTGAGGAGTTGTTGGAGGACGAGGCGGTGTTCTTTTCGCCGATCGTCTTCACTCCGCAACGGGGAAGAGAGCTCGTGAAGCTGTACCTTGCGGGCGCCATGCAAGTCATTGCCAATGAGAACTTCCGCTACGTGAAAGAAATTGTCGGCCCTCATAGTGCGGTGTTGGAATTCGAGACCACGATCGACGGTGTATACGTCAACGGAGTCGACATCCTCACCTGGGACGACGCCGGTAAGCTCGTGGAAATCAAGGTGATGCTGCGGCCCCTCAAAGCGATCCAGCTCGTGCACGAACGCATGGCAGCCATGCTCGCCGCACTGCAGAGCGACTCGGCCCAGTGTCAGGCTCGATAGCACTGGGCGGAAGCGCCCGACGAGAAGGGTGCCGCGATGAGTGGCAGAGCCACGGGTTGCCAGCAGCGGCGTGCGCGAAGGCTCGTGTTGCGGGACCGTGTGGAGAGGTCGCAGCGCCGGTGTGGTCGAGCGGTCACTGGTGGACTGCCCGCAACCAGTAGTCGGGCACCGTATGCAACGGCACGCCTGGGTAGATGGTCAGGCCACGATGTCGACGTGCCGCGGTCGATGTGGTAGCCGATACCGGGCGAGACCAGAGTTTATGAAGCGTTGGTTTGCTTTATCGGCAATCGGACCCGATCGCCCCGGAATCGTCGCGGATCTAGCGGAGCTCATTTATGAGTGTGACTGCAACCTCGAAGACTCCAGCATGACCGTTTTGGGCAGCGAATTTGCCGTGTTGCTGTTGCTCACGGGCGAGGGAGAAGACTTGGAGCGGCGGTTGTCGTCGGCATGTAAGCGCTTGGAGTGGGAGAAACGCCTCACCGTCTTCTTCCGGCCGCTCGAAGGGGAACCCGTGCCCTACCGTTTGGCTACAGGGGCCCGGCCTTACGCGTTGCAGGCGACCGGTGTGGACAAGGCAGGAATCGTGGCGCGCATCGCCCGTGTGCTGGCCGAGCACGGGGTGAACATCACCAAAATGGAAACAACGTCGCGCCCGGAGCCGGGTACCGGGACACCGATTTACCAAATGTCGATTGCCATGGATGTGCCGGCGCGCACAGACGAAGCGAGGCTGCGCGCCGATCTCGAGCGGGCTGCGGCGGAACTCCTCATCGATGTACAGCTCGAGCCCGTGCAAGCCACGGCCACACGGTAGCGGCGAAGCCCATGGGTATTTTTAGCGTGGGACTGTTTCCGCTCGTGGCTTGTCCTGCTAGCTAACACGGGCACAAAAGGAGGCCGCCCATGTTTGGATTAGGGGTTCCCGAACTCATCATCATCCTGGTGGTGGCGTTGATTATCTTTGGGCCGGGTAAACTTCCGGAGATTGGGGGAGCACTCGGCCGTGGTATCCGCGACTTCAAGCGCAGCTTTGAAGGTCGAGACGAAGAGCCGAAAAAAGTCGAGAACAACGGCGAAAAAGGCGGCCCTGCGGCGTAGTGGTGTGTGATCACCCGCGGGGTAACCCCAAAAGGCGCTGGGCGATGATGTTGCGCTGGATTTCCGAAGTGCCGGACGCGATTGTCATGGCCCGGGCCATCAGCCAGGCATGCTGCCACGCGCCGTCGCGCAGCACCCGTTCGTCTCCTCGCCACAGTTGGGCGTAGGGTCCCTGTGCGGTCAGGGCGAAGTCGAGAAAGCGCTGGGCGAGCTCTGATCCATAAAGCTTAAGGAGCGACACATCGGTGGGCGTGCGGCCGTGTTGTAGGTCGCTGACCAGCGCTAGGCCGTGAAAGCCCATAATTGCCACCTCGGTCCAAAACTCGGCAAAGCGCTGGCGTACGAGTGGATCACCTGCCCGACCGCTGGACTGCAACCATCGGCGTAACTCTTCGAGCTCTACTTGCCGCCGCACGTGATCGACGAGCAACAACGTACCGCGCTCGTGGCCGAGCGCGGTGAGAATGACTTGCCATCCATTGTGCAATTCGCCGACCAAGTTGGTGACCGGCACTTGCACATTTTCAAGGAACACTTCGTTAAAGTCGCTGTCTCCGGTAATTTCACGCAGCGGCCGCACAGTTACTCCTGCACTGCGCATGGGCAAAATCAGGCAGCTAATGCCCTTGTGTGGAGCGGCCTGCGGGCCGGTACGCACGAGAAAGAGCCCGTAATCGGCTTGCTTGGCATAAGTCGTCCACACCTTCTGACCGTTGACCACAAAAACATCTCCACGCTGCTCGGCGCGTGTTCGGAGGGAGGCTAAATCCGAGCCAGCATTGGGTTCGGAGAAGCCGAGGCACCAGAGTTCCTCGGCGGACAACAGCGGCGGTAGATACCGCTGGCGCTGTGCAGGAGTGCCGAACACGAGCAAGGTGGGAGCGAAAATGCTGACGGCCGCACCGTTCACCAGTGGAGGTCCATCAGCACGCGCTAATTCTTGCTGCACAGCCAAGTGCTCGAGCAGCGAAGCCCCTCGTCCGCCGACTTCCTCTGGAAAGTGGACGGCGACCCAACGCTCTTGTTGCAAGGCCCTCTGCCAGGCGCGGAGAAACTCCACCCGCGCGCCCATGTCCTGGCTGTGGCGCAAGCCTCTCCACTCCGCGCACGCACTTTGGTGCGCCATGAGCCACCGGCGAAACTCACAGCGGGTTTGCTCCACGCGTTCGAGGGGTTCAAAATCCATGGCGGCGTGAGTCAATCAATCGATTGACGCGAAATATGCGAAATGGTAGCCGAAGTCAAATTGCCAGATTTTCACGGGAGGAAGGGTCATGCTGCTGGAAGGTCGAGTTGCTGTAGTCACTGGAGCGGGCCGCGGCGTGGGTCGCGGTATTGCTTTGGAGTTAGCGCGCAACGGAGCCAAGGTCGTTGTGAACGACCTCGGGTGTGGGGTCGATGGCCAAGGGAAGGCAGAAGACCCGGCCATGCAAGTGGTGGAAGAGATTCGCGCGATGGGCGGGCAGGCGGTGCCCAACTACGACTCCGTGGCTTCGTTCGAAGGGGCCAAGCGGATTATCGATACGGCGCTCGAAAATTTTGGCAGGATCGACATCCTTGTGAACAATGCCGGTATTTTGCGTGACCGCACGATGGTGAAAATGACGGAGGAGGATTTCGACGCGGTCATTGCCGTCCATCTCAAGGGAACGTGGAATTGCGGCCGGCACGCGATCCCGCACATGCGCGAACAAAACTACGGCCGCATCATCAATATCACTTCGAGCGCGGGGCTGCGGGGGAATTTCGGGCAAAGCAATTACGGGGCGGCGAAGGCTGGGATCATGGGCCTGACCCTGTGTTGGGCGCTGGAGCTTGCTCGCTACGGCATCACCGTGAACGCAATGGCGCCAGCTGGCCTCACCCGAATGGTGGCAACGATGCCGGGAATGGAAAACAAGGAGCCGCCGCACGAAATGCACCCGGATCGCAATGCCCCCATGGTGGCGTTTCTCGCATCGGAAAAAGCCGCCCATGTGAACGGCCAAATTTTTGGGCGGCGGGGGTACGGATTTACCCTGTTCCAGCAACTGCGGCCGATTGCCATGATGTACAAGCCGGGAGGGCTCACGGCCGAGGAAATTGCGGCCAACTTCGATGGGGTCTTCCTCGAACATTTGCAGCCCATTGGCATCCCGCAGTTGCGTCGCGACGACAACAAAAAGGAAGAGAAAAAGGAAGAAAAGAAGTAGGGAAGCCAGATGCGTGAAGTAGGAATTCGGTCGCAAGCCGCCTACATCCCCATGTTGCGCTTGTCGCTGGGGGCGATCAGCGGCGGGCGCAAGGCCAGTGGCGGGAGTGGCGAGCGGGCAGTGGTGTACTTTGATGAAGATCCCGTCACCATGGCCGTGGCAGCCGGTATGGCTTGTCTTGAGGGAATCGACCGCACGGAGGTGGACGCTCTTTATTTTGCTTCTACCTCCTACCCGTACCGGGAGAAGCAAGGAGCGGCATTAATTGCCAAGGCTTTGGATTTGCGCCGCGATGTGATGACTGCGGACCTGACGGACTCCACGCGTGCGGGCACCGCAGCGGTTCGGGCTGCGATGGATGCGGTGCGGGCTGGCAGTGCCCGCAATGCCCTGGTGATTGCGGCGGACGCGCGCCCGGCTCCTCCCCGGAGCCCACTGGAACGCAACTTCGGTGATGCTGCAGCCGCCTTTTTGATCGGGGGCGACGACCTTGCAGCGGTGTTCGAAGAGCAGGTGTTCCTGGCTGAAGAGATCATCGATGTGTGGCGCACGGAGTGGGATCGCTTCGTGCGCTCGTGGGAAGACCGCTTTGTCGTGGAACGCGGCTACAGCGAAAACATCGTTGAGGCCATTCGCGCCCTGTTGAAGAAAACTGGAACCGCGCCGGGAGATTTCTCGAAGCTCGTAGCGTACACCCCGGATGCCCGCAGCTTGGCGGGTGTGGCACGGGCGACCGGGTTCGAGGCGAAGACCCAGGTGCAAGATGCGCTGTTTGGCAAGGTGGGAAACTGCGGGGCCGCCTTTGCTCCGCTGCTGCTGGCCGCGGCCTTAGAACAAGCTCGTGACGGCGAGCGTTTGCTGTGGGCGAATTATGGCGACGGGGCCGATGCAATGCTGGTGCGTACTACCGACAAGGTAGCGAGTTTGGGTAAACGTCGTGGCGTGCAGTGGCACCTGGCGCGGCGGCGCGAGTTCGCGGACTACGACCGCTATTTGAATTACCGGAACCTTTACCCAAGCGAGAGCGACCGGCGCGCCGGCCAAGGTGTGTCGGCAACGGTGCATTATCGTGACCGCAACGAGGACATCGCTTTCCACGGTTACCGCTGCCGCCGCTGTCGGACGGAGCAGTTCCCGTTTCAGCGAGTCTGCTTTCAGTGTTTTGCGCGCGACGACTTCGACGAAATCCGCTTGGCGGAGCGCCACGGGAAGGTGATGTCGTATACGTTCGACTATTTCGCAGGCAGCCCTGACCCACCGTTGATCGTAACGACCATTGAAATTGACGGCGGCGCGAGGGTGTACTTGCAAATGACCGATGCCACACCGACAGAGGTCAAGCTGGATATGCCCGTGGAGTTCACCTTTCGGAAGATTCACGAGTATGGGGGCACGCCCAACTATTTTTGGAAGTGTACCCCGGTCAGGAATATCGCCTGGTAACCAGGAAGTGACCAGCGCAAGCGGAGGGCAACGATGAACGCAGAAGCAATCCGCGACAAGGTAGCGATCGTTGGCATGGGCTGTTGCAAGTTCGGGGAGAACTGGGACAAGGCCCCGGAAGACATGATTGTCGAGGCGGCCTTCGAGGCGTACGAAGATGCGGGCATCGAAGACCCGCAAAAGCAAATCGAAGCCGTGTTTTGCGGGGCGGTGTATCCATCGAAAGGCACAGCGGAGGTGGCCGATGCCCTCAAGCTTTTCGGGCGTCCGGTGAGCATGGTCCAAAACTATTGTGCCACCGGAACCGACGCCCTGCGGTACGGAGTGTTCGCCGTCGCGTGCGGGATGTACGACACGGTGATGGTGGTGGGCTTCGATAAGCCGAAAGACCGCGGTGTGAGCGGTCCGAGCGCAGTC is a window encoding:
- a CDS encoding FkbM family methyltransferase; translation: MKERLRPLKALRALRYARQVANWPDVFRAYLRNRDVQRLVLRSGVRWQAHGNVPLMGLFNEVWRHDCYRLRQAPLAGEATVIDIGANVGVFAVLVATELRARRVYAFEPSPQAADDLAANVAANKLEDKVFIRRMAVAGSRDTRAFAVTESQVMNRIVASGEANKQAVLVPTTTLEAIFRDEGIEWCDFLKVDCEGSEYEIVLTAPDWVLRRVGRIALEWHRVKGHGPWEIAERLRRTDFKVEVDERPGAWLGYIFATGVA
- a CDS encoding nuclear transport factor 2 family protein, with translation MKPLPLQRWHTGVEARSLAEIEELLEDEAVFFSPIVFTPQRGRELVKLYLAGAMQVIANENFRYVKEIVGPHSAVLEFETTIDGVYVNGVDILTWDDAGKLVEIKVMLRPLKAIQLVHERMAAMLAALQSDSAQCQAR
- a CDS encoding ACT domain-containing protein codes for the protein MKRWFALSAIGPDRPGIVADLAELIYECDCNLEDSSMTVLGSEFAVLLLLTGEGEDLERRLSSACKRLEWEKRLTVFFRPLEGEPVPYRLATGARPYALQATGVDKAGIVARIARVLAEHGVNITKMETTSRPEPGTGTPIYQMSIAMDVPARTDEARLRADLERAAAELLIDVQLEPVQATATR
- the tatA gene encoding twin-arginine translocase TatA/TatE family subunit, with protein sequence MFGLGVPELIIILVVALIIFGPGKLPEIGGALGRGIRDFKRSFEGRDEEPKKVENNGEKGGPAA
- a CDS encoding acyl-CoA dehydrogenase family protein, with the translated sequence MDFEPLERVEQTRCEFRRWLMAHQSACAEWRGLRHSQDMGARVEFLRAWQRALQQERWVAVHFPEEVGGRGASLLEHLAVQQELARADGPPLVNGAAVSIFAPTLLVFGTPAQRQRYLPPLLSAEELWCLGFSEPNAGSDLASLRTRAEQRGDVFVVNGQKVWTTYAKQADYGLFLVRTGPQAAPHKGISCLILPMRSAGVTVRPLREITGDSDFNEVFLENVQVPVTNLVGELHNGWQVILTALGHERGTLLLVDHVRRQVELEELRRWLQSSGRAGDPLVRQRFAEFWTEVAIMGFHGLALVSDLQHGRTPTDVSLLKLYGSELAQRFLDFALTAQGPYAQLWRGDERVLRDGAWQHAWLMARAMTIASGTSEIQRNIIAQRLLGLPRG
- a CDS encoding SDR family NAD(P)-dependent oxidoreductase, translated to MLLEGRVAVVTGAGRGVGRGIALELARNGAKVVVNDLGCGVDGQGKAEDPAMQVVEEIRAMGGQAVPNYDSVASFEGAKRIIDTALENFGRIDILVNNAGILRDRTMVKMTEEDFDAVIAVHLKGTWNCGRHAIPHMREQNYGRIINITSSAGLRGNFGQSNYGAAKAGIMGLTLCWALELARYGITVNAMAPAGLTRMVATMPGMENKEPPHEMHPDRNAPMVAFLASEKAAHVNGQIFGRRGYGFTLFQQLRPIAMMYKPGGLTAEEIAANFDGVFLEHLQPIGIPQLRRDDNKKEEKKEEKK
- a CDS encoding OB-fold domain-containing protein → MREVGIRSQAAYIPMLRLSLGAISGGRKASGGSGERAVVYFDEDPVTMAVAAGMACLEGIDRTEVDALYFASTSYPYREKQGAALIAKALDLRRDVMTADLTDSTRAGTAAVRAAMDAVRAGSARNALVIAADARPAPPRSPLERNFGDAAAAFLIGGDDLAAVFEEQVFLAEEIIDVWRTEWDRFVRSWEDRFVVERGYSENIVEAIRALLKKTGTAPGDFSKLVAYTPDARSLAGVARATGFEAKTQVQDALFGKVGNCGAAFAPLLLAAALEQARDGERLLWANYGDGADAMLVRTTDKVASLGKRRGVQWHLARRREFADYDRYLNYRNLYPSESDRRAGQGVSATVHYRDRNEDIAFHGYRCRRCRTEQFPFQRVCFQCFARDDFDEIRLAERHGKVMSYTFDYFAGSPDPPLIVTTIEIDGGARVYLQMTDATPTEVKLDMPVEFTFRKIHEYGGTPNYFWKCTPVRNIAW